The Geoalkalibacter sp. genomic interval ATTTCATTCCCCTGGCCGAGGAAACGGGGCTCATCTTTCCCCTGGGTGAATGGGTGCTGCGCGAAGCCTGCGCCCAGAATCGTCGCTGGCAGGACCAAGGGCTGCCGCCGGTGCGGGTGGCCGTCAATATTTCCGGCTATCAGCTCCAGCAGAAAAATCTCACCGAAAAAATCCGCGAAATTCTTGACGAAACCGGATTGGAGGCGCGCTGGCTGGAAATTGAGGTGACCGAAACCGTGGTCATGCAGAACCCCGATTTCGCCGTGGCCGTTCTCAAGCAGCTGACCGACCTGGGAATCCACATCGCCATCGACGATTTCGGCACCGGCTATTCGTCCCTGGCGCATCTCAAGCGTTTTTCCGTCAACACCTTGAAAATCGACAAATCCTTCATGCGCGACATCGAAATCAGCGCCACCGATGCCGCCATCGCCACCGCCATCATCGCCATGGGCAACAGTCTCAAGCTCCAGGTCATCGCCGAGGGGGTCGAGACCGAGGGGCAGCTCGATTTTCTCAGGAAACAGAGCTGTCAGGAGATGCAGGGCTATCTTTTCAGCCGGCCTCTGCCCGCCGAGGAGGTGGCGGAGCTATTGACGCGCTCCTCGCTTCAGCAATGAATGCGTGGCGATCCCGCGCAATACCTTAGTGCTTTCAGTCTGATTGAAGAAAAAAGGTTATTCTCATGGCCGCCATTCAAGACGTTCTTCGACAGGATATCAAACTCCCCTCGCCGCCGGCCATCGCCGTGCGCATCCTCGAAGCGGTGCGTGGCGATGACAGTTCCTTTCGCGACCTCGGGCGCATCATTGCCGCCGACCCGGCCCTGAGCGCCAAGATCCTGCGGGTGGCCAATTCCTCCGTCTATTCCCTGCGCTACCCCGTCGACACCATTGAAAAAGCCATCGGCGTGCTCGGCGTCGACCAGCTCAAGAACATTGCCCTGTCCTTCGTCATCGCCCAGGGCATGCGCGGCAGTTCCGAGGGCGAATTCAGCTTCGATTATTTCTGGCGCCGTGCCATCACCGCCGCTGTGGGCGCTGAACTGGTGGCCGAGCGCATGGGGTGCAAAACCCAGGACACCTTCGTGACGGCCCTGCTCATGGATCTGGGCATCGTCGTCATGTACGGCTGGGATACCAAGGGCTACCTGCGGGTGCTCGGCGCCAAGCGCGCGCGCAAGGAGGCGATCGTCGTTCTCGAAAAGCGCGCCTTCGGCTTCGATCATGGCGAGTTGGGGGGCGAGCTGCTCAAATCCTGGGGGTTGCCGGAATCCATCTGGCGCGCGGTGCGCAACCATCACGGCGGGGTGGAGGGGGCCGCGACTTCGGATCCGAGCGGCGAGGTTCTGGTGCTTGCCGACGCCCTGTCCTCCATCTATCATGGCTCGCGCGCCTCGCAGCGCCTCGCCTTCGTCAAGGAGCGGCTGACCCACTTGGGGCTCGGCGCGGCGGACGTCGACGCACTGATCGATGCCGTGGCGGAAAAAACCCTGGAAGTGCTCTCCTCTTTCGATCTGGATCCGGGAAAGCTCAAGCCTTTTTCGCAATTGCTGCAAGAGGCCAATGAGGAGCTGGGCAAGCTCAATCTCTCCTATGAGCAATTGGTGATGGAGCTCAAGCAGGCCAAGGAAAAGGCCGAACGCCTTGCCGAGGAACTGGCCGAAGCCAACGACAAGCTTCAGGAGCTGGCGTTTCGCGACGGCCTGACCGGACTCTACAACCATCGCTATTTTCAGGATCTGCTCAGCCAGGAGGTCAAGCGGGCGGTGCGCTATCATCGCCCAATCGGACTGGTGATGTTCGACATTGATCATTTCAAGAAAATCAATGACAATCACGGCCACCCGGTGGGCGATCAGGTGCTCAAGGCCTTGGCGCGAAAAATCGAATCCCTGACCCGCCGCACCGACGTGGTGGCGCGCTACGGCGGCGAGGAGTTCGCCGTGGTGTTGCCGGAAACCGATGCCAAGGGGGTGGGGGTTCTGGCCCAGCGGCTGCGGCGCGGCATCGAGCAGTTGCCCATCGCGACCGACGCGGGAGAATTGCGCAT includes:
- a CDS encoding sensor domain-containing diguanylate cyclase, translated to MAAIQDVLRQDIKLPSPPAIAVRILEAVRGDDSSFRDLGRIIAADPALSAKILRVANSSVYSLRYPVDTIEKAIGVLGVDQLKNIALSFVIAQGMRGSSEGEFSFDYFWRRAITAAVGAELVAERMGCKTQDTFVTALLMDLGIVVMYGWDTKGYLRVLGAKRARKEAIVVLEKRAFGFDHGELGGELLKSWGLPESIWRAVRNHHGGVEGAATSDPSGEVLVLADALSSIYHGSRASQRLAFVKERLTHLGLGAADVDALIDAVAEKTLEVLSSFDLDPGKLKPFSQLLQEANEELGKLNLSYEQLVMELKQAKEKAERLAEELAEANDKLQELAFRDGLTGLYNHRYFQDLLSQEVKRAVRYHRPIGLVMFDIDHFKKINDNHGHPVGDQVLKALARKIESLTRRTDVVARYGGEEFAVVLPETDAKGVGVLAQRLRRGIEQLPIATDAGELRITVSVGATCYDAEQGLCCKDELIEAADAALYAAKRAGRNQVGFQALALLEEKNAS